The Macaca thibetana thibetana isolate TM-01 chromosome 5, ASM2454274v1, whole genome shotgun sequence genomic sequence GAATGCCCATCTCTATCACAGCACCAGCCACAGTGTACAGCAATCATCAACCCACTTTGATTTCCGTTAGACTGGAATGCCTTCAAGAAAAAAGAGTTTGTTCAAATGCAAAGTTTGAGGACAGCTACTCAGAAAACACAGATTGCAAAGAATGAAAGTCACGGTTCTGAAGTGTAGAAGTTTAGGGTTGTTTATTTAGACAAAAGATAGAGAAGCATAACAGAATTTCAGTACCTTTCTACATGAGGCTTAGCGCATAGTTACAATGATTGGATTCGTTGAGGTGGTCTTTTTTCTCAGGAAAGGTATATTTAACATTCCACACTGAAGAGGTAACAGTCACGGGGTCTTCTGCGTCATTTGGTCTGTGTTAGATATGGGACAATGAAGGAAGCAGTTAATCTATAACAAAAACCAGTGATTGGAAGGGGAGGGGCCTGGTTTCTGGTCTTTTCTAATCATTAATGGAACATTTATGGAAAagagttaatctataatctaagAAATAGAAGTTGTAAACATGTTTTGTGTCTCAGTCTCCAGGGCTTAACTTTCCCCTGGGCGTAATAAATTTAGAGGATCCTGAAAttttagcccttttttttttttttttttttaagatagagtctcactctgtcacccaggctggagtgccgtgatgcgatctcggctcactgtaactaccacctcccaggtcaagcgattctcctgcctcagcctcctgagtagctcagatcaCAGCTGAGATTATTTGGTTTTGCATCTTCAATGCCTGGTTGTAAAATCTTCCACTTAGGGTTCACTCACTAAATGCTTGTGGAATAAAAGTAGAATGCTTCCACTTTTGTCAGAGacgtgtgaaccagagcaactccatcttaaataggagctaGATAAAATGAGGCTGCGACCAACTGGACTGTATTCcgagatggttaaggcattctaacttacaggatgagataggaggttggcacaagatacaggtcataaacaccttgctgataaaacaggttgcagtaaacaGGCTGGCTAAAACCTACCAAAACCAATATGGCCACGAGAGTGGCCTCTGGTTATCCTCACTGCTgtactcccaccagcaccatgactgtttacaaatgccatggcaatggcaggaagttaccctatatggtctaaaaggggaaGCATAAATattccaccccttgtttagcatatcatcaagaaataaccataaaaatgggcaaccagcggTCTTCGGActtcggggctgctctgtctatggagtagccattcttttgttcctttactttctcAATAAACTTGCTTTCGGGGTGGGGGAAGCTGAGAGTTGAGACCAAGGGCTAAAGCTGGGAGACTGAAAAAATGCAGACTACCGGGGCATTACTCATTTCTCCAGCTCTGATCCGCTGTACCAGGGGTCTAATCAGGCCTGTGTCTGCCTCCTTCCTGAATAGCCCAGTGAATTCATCTAAACAGCCTTCCTACAGCAGCTTCCCACTCCAGGTGGCCAgacgggagttccagaccagtgtTGTCTCCCGGGACATTGACACAGCAGCCAAGTTTATTGGTGCTGGGGCAGCCACAGTTGGTGTGGCTGGTTCAGGGGCTGGCATTGGAATGGTGTTTGGCAGCTTGATCATTGGCTATGCCAGGAACCCATCTCTCAAGCAGCAGCTCTTCTCCTATGCCATTCTGGGCTTTGCCCTGTCTGAGGCCATGGGGCTCTTCTGTTTGATGGTCGCCTTCCTCATCCTCTTCGCCATGTGAGGCTCCGTGGGGGTCACCTGCCTGTTGCCGCTGCGACTCCACGCCATTCCTGGTGTTGGGGTGTACTAAGCTTTACCATTAAACACAAcgtttctctaaaaaaaaaaaaacaaaaacaaaaacaataaacttgctttcactttatggactcggcctgaattctttcttgtgcaagatcgaagaaccttctcttggggtctggatcaggacccatTTCCTGTCACACTTTCATGGAACTGTGGTGAGTCAAGAGCCCAGCCCACTGGCATGATTCAAAAAGCATTAGCTTCCATGCCTTGGTGGCTTTTCCCCTTTGAAGGTGTGAGACCCATTTGGAACCCCAGATTTGATACgaagattattttgagctgaaggcattTGAgattcaacagatgcagaaagaaaCCTACTTGGAGCTTCTCTTATCTGACTTCAAGCAGAAACCTCTGAGAAATGAGGACTGCCATAAATTCCCTCATGAGGTGGCTTCCACtcccaggagagagagaaagagtaaatCTACTATAAATTACCTCTTCTGGGGAGTTTTATGGCCCCAAAGAAGCTGGAAACACCGCTTGCCTGTATAGGCAACATTATCACAAATTTTCTTATCTCCTATTTGTTCTCCTAAAACTTCATTTGTCTTTCCTAAAGAAACCTAATTGTTTTTTCCCATAGAAGCCTTTTCGCCTCCCTCCTTTTCCCCTGCTAATTTAGGTATATAAGCCTTTAACTTTAACCATTTGATAAGCCAGCTACTCCTTTTATTGGCTTCTGGGTGCAtacaaataaacctttttcttctgtttttttttagacagagtcatcttgctctgtcacccaggctagagtgcagtggcacaatctcagcttactacaacctccacctcccgggttcaagcgattctcctgcctcagcctaccgagtagctgggattataggtgcccaccaccacacccagctaatttgtgtatttttagtagaaacagggtttcaccatgttggcctggctgatctcaaactcctgacctcaagtgatccttctgcctcggcctcccaaagtgctgggattacaggtgtgagccactgtacccggccgcTTTTTCTCCTGCTAATCATGCCAAGAATGGTATGATTACTATTACTCTCATCAGCTTCTAGCAACTTCTGTGCTACGTCTGAACCACAGGAGTCCACAGTGACCCTGTCTCCTTTACACATGACTAATAAACAGCATATTTAAGTGCATTAATATTACAAGAAAAACCTGGAATTGTTTAGAAAAATGTTCCCTCAAAGTGGGAGGGAGCCAAGagataaaagaattttatttggaaaagtcCAGCTTGGCAAGTAGATGTGTTTGTTAAGATTTACATACAGGGCACTCTTGGACAGCAGCAGgactgctctagagatctgtgccACCTCCCATCTCTAAACTATTTGTAAGCTAATTTTCTGGCTCTTTGCCTACTGTGTTTGAGTGATGAGACTGTTTTTCTTGGTAGGTTCTCAGACACTCCCCAAGATGCTTAGGTTCTCAGGGATACCTGTTCCTCAGCTGCACACCATGGCCTTGACTCACCACCTGGTCTTCAAGGTTCAAGCAGTAGGCGTGCACCCTTCAGTAACCTGGCGCGGAACCCATCACACTACAATTAAAATGTGTATGTGGAAAGAATGCATCCCAAAGGGTTAGCATGAATTATTTCCTGATGAGGAAACGTTTTCATGAAccttttttttggcttttctttcttttctactttttcgGCAG encodes the following:
- the LOC126954576 gene encoding ATP synthase F(0) complex subunit C1, mitochondrial-like is translated as MQTTGALLISPALIRCTRGLIRPVSASFLNSPVNSSKQPSYSSFPLQVARREFQTSVVSRDIDTAAKFIGAGAATVGVAGSGAGIGMVFGSLIIGYARNPSLKQQLFSYAILGFALSEAMGLFCLMVAFLILFAM